Proteins co-encoded in one Kutzneria chonburiensis genomic window:
- a CDS encoding RICIN domain-containing protein yields the protein MPTSCRRGAAVLLTALATATLAAAPAHSATTSVTIDFATAGGAPTYHAAGTLYGMSPDGSLPQDHFYTDIKWHFERAGGAQLNNGGYATSLADYQTRWASTLAQYRRTAALGGTFILLPHDLWGADGTTNQGWPGDNGDWTQFDNFVTQLIGDVKANTMTVQWDLWNEPDGSGFWGRSQAQYLQMWSRFYARVRAAFPGQLVVGPSIANKPGSGNPWWTTFLSYAKANNVAPDIWSWHDEPGDPVGETAAANSTLAAAGLANTRPYQINEYATFDMQTPGGGAWFIGRLERAGADGLRGNWASGTALHDYQANLLTRNSAGQYLPLGEWFMYRYYGSQTGNIVNFIPGSGVDGLATKDNTAHNAKVLLGSNGNTGTVTVNLAGLNTTSVVTNGQVRAVLQRIPGNGGGAVTGPQTVSDQILTVSNNSAAVSVPYTNATDGYTVTVLPPTNATISTVAVSENSGQCLDDTNRSTANAAQYQQYYCEGGYQQMLDLTPVAGRANTYTVVNKLSGKCLDVSGASTADGAAVIQYTCNGQTNQMFTLTPVTALGNSQDYQLVAVHSGKCVDVSNVSTTAGALVHQWTCDAAGALSTKKNQIWRLQGKA from the coding sequence ATGCCCACATCCTGTCGACGCGGGGCCGCCGTCCTGCTCACCGCGCTGGCCACGGCCACGCTGGCCGCCGCACCGGCCCACTCCGCCACCACGAGCGTGACGATCGACTTCGCGACGGCCGGCGGCGCACCCACCTATCACGCCGCGGGCACCCTCTACGGGATGTCGCCCGACGGCTCGCTGCCGCAGGACCACTTCTACACCGACATCAAATGGCACTTCGAACGGGCCGGCGGCGCCCAGCTGAACAACGGCGGCTACGCCACCAGCCTGGCCGACTACCAGACCCGCTGGGCCTCGACCCTGGCGCAGTACCGGCGGACCGCGGCGCTGGGCGGGACCTTCATCCTGCTGCCGCACGACCTGTGGGGCGCCGACGGCACGACCAACCAGGGCTGGCCCGGCGACAACGGCGACTGGACCCAGTTCGACAACTTCGTCACCCAGCTGATCGGGGACGTCAAGGCCAACACCATGACCGTCCAGTGGGACCTGTGGAACGAGCCGGACGGCAGCGGCTTCTGGGGCCGTTCCCAGGCCCAGTACCTCCAGATGTGGTCGCGGTTCTACGCCCGCGTGCGGGCCGCGTTCCCCGGCCAGCTCGTCGTCGGACCGAGCATCGCGAACAAGCCAGGCTCCGGCAACCCCTGGTGGACCACGTTTCTCAGCTACGCCAAGGCGAACAATGTCGCGCCGGACATCTGGAGCTGGCACGACGAGCCCGGCGACCCGGTCGGTGAGACGGCCGCGGCCAACTCGACCCTCGCCGCCGCGGGCCTGGCCAACACCCGGCCGTACCAGATCAACGAGTACGCCACGTTCGACATGCAGACCCCCGGCGGCGGCGCCTGGTTCATCGGCCGGCTGGAACGGGCCGGCGCCGACGGGCTGCGCGGCAACTGGGCCTCCGGCACCGCACTGCACGACTACCAAGCGAATCTGCTCACCAGGAACAGCGCCGGCCAGTACCTGCCGCTCGGCGAGTGGTTCATGTACCGCTACTACGGCTCGCAGACCGGCAACATCGTCAACTTCATTCCCGGCAGCGGTGTCGACGGGTTGGCCACCAAGGACAACACCGCGCACAACGCCAAGGTGCTGCTCGGCAGCAACGGCAACACCGGCACCGTGACCGTCAACCTGGCCGGTCTGAACACCACCTCCGTCGTGACCAACGGGCAGGTTCGTGCTGTCCTGCAACGGATCCCTGGCAACGGCGGCGGCGCGGTGACCGGGCCGCAGACGGTGTCGGACCAGATTCTGACTGTCAGCAACAACTCCGCCGCGGTGAGCGTGCCGTACACGAACGCCACCGACGGCTACACCGTCACGGTGCTTCCGCCGACCAACGCCACCATTTCGACGGTCGCGGTCAGCGAGAACAGCGGGCAGTGCCTGGACGACACCAATCGCAGCACCGCGAATGCCGCGCAGTACCAGCAGTACTACTGCGAGGGCGGCTACCAGCAGATGCTCGATCTCACCCCGGTTGCCGGCCGGGCCAATACCTACACGGTGGTCAACAAGCTGAGCGGCAAGTGTCTTGACGTCAGCGGAGCGTCCACTGCGGACGGTGCCGCGGTGATCCAGTACACGTGCAACGGCCAGACCAACCAGATGTTCACGCTCACTCCGGTGACGGCGCTGGGCAACAGCCAGGACTACCAGTTGGTCGCCGTGCACAGCGGCAAATGCGTTGATGTCAGCAATGTGTCGACCACGGCCGGCGCGCTGGTTCACCAGTGGACCTGTGACGCTGCCGGCGCGCTGAGCACCAAGAAGAACCAGATCTGGCGGCTACAGGGCAAAGCCTGA
- a CDS encoding TetR/AcrR family transcriptional regulator, translating into MPKPAGSYHHGDLRRALLAAALELVAEKGPQGFTMSEAAKRAGVSSAAPYRHFADKDALLGEVAEQGFVALGQALDRIAARGRDPRELLVRLGRGYVRWALANPDHYKVMFDDAYGVEDFSDVRPAGRHTFLVLLNAIEAGQQAGLLRAQDPRAVAGPLWSVIHGIALLQIGHKFRAVGIREGAEALAARTITALLASPEIA; encoded by the coding sequence ATGCCCAAGCCGGCCGGTTCCTACCACCACGGCGACCTGCGGCGGGCGCTGCTCGCCGCCGCACTGGAGCTCGTGGCCGAGAAGGGGCCGCAGGGGTTCACGATGAGCGAGGCGGCCAAACGCGCGGGAGTCAGCTCGGCCGCCCCGTACCGGCACTTCGCGGACAAGGACGCCCTGCTCGGCGAGGTCGCCGAGCAGGGATTTGTCGCGCTGGGTCAGGCGCTGGACCGCATCGCCGCCCGTGGCCGGGATCCGCGCGAGCTGCTGGTCCGGCTCGGCCGCGGCTACGTGCGGTGGGCCCTGGCCAACCCGGACCACTACAAGGTCATGTTCGACGACGCGTACGGCGTCGAGGACTTCTCCGACGTGCGCCCGGCCGGCCGGCACACCTTCCTGGTCCTGCTCAACGCCATCGAGGCCGGCCAGCAGGCAGGCCTGCTCCGGGCGCAGGATCCCCGCGCCGTCGCCGGACCGCTGTGGTCGGTCATCCACGGCATCGCGCTGCTCCAGATCGGCCACAAGTTCCGCGCGGTCGGCATCAGGGAGGGCGCCGAGGCCCTCGCCGCCCGTACCATCACCGCGCTGCTGGCCTCGCCGGAGATCGCGTAA
- a CDS encoding MBL fold metallo-hydrolase: MTLIGTTALGGRPGGDRLVRIRQSPNYRDGAFQNPAGPAEPIPSGHHPSASADRRRPARPVPLVRPDFTVPADGVRTTWLGHSTVLVELDGGTVLFDPVWSNRVSPSALVGPKRLHPVPVGLSGLPPVDAVVISHDHYDHLDTATIKAIAARWPKTRFVVPLGVGAHLQRWRVPADRIDEVDWTESVTVAGVTLTATAARHFSGRVRPGSNVTQWAGWVAAGATHRVFYTGDSGYFDGYREIGRQHGPFDVTLIQIGAYSRLWPDVHMTPEEAVATHRALRGELLIPVHWGTFALAGHSWSEPIERLLAAAPDLRVAVPRPGEFVTDAPTTDSWWRDSA, encoded by the coding sequence ATGACCCTGATCGGCACCACGGCACTCGGCGGACGGCCCGGTGGGGACCGTCTCGTCCGGATCCGGCAGTCCCCGAACTACCGGGACGGCGCCTTCCAGAACCCGGCCGGCCCGGCGGAGCCGATCCCGTCGGGACACCACCCGTCCGCAAGCGCGGACCGGCGCCGCCCGGCCAGACCGGTGCCGCTGGTCCGGCCCGACTTCACGGTGCCGGCGGACGGTGTGCGCACCACCTGGCTGGGGCATTCGACCGTGCTGGTGGAACTCGACGGCGGCACCGTCCTGTTCGATCCGGTGTGGAGCAACCGCGTCTCGCCGTCCGCGCTGGTCGGCCCGAAGAGGCTGCATCCGGTGCCGGTCGGGCTGTCCGGCCTGCCACCGGTTGACGCGGTGGTGATCTCGCACGACCACTACGACCACCTCGACACCGCGACCATCAAGGCGATCGCCGCCCGGTGGCCGAAGACGCGGTTCGTGGTGCCGCTCGGCGTCGGCGCGCACCTGCAACGCTGGCGCGTCCCGGCCGACCGTATCGACGAGGTGGACTGGACGGAGTCGGTGACCGTCGCCGGCGTCACGCTCACGGCAACGGCGGCGCGGCATTTCTCCGGGCGGGTTCGTCCGGGCAGCAACGTCACCCAATGGGCGGGCTGGGTGGCGGCCGGCGCGACCCACCGGGTGTTCTACACCGGCGACTCCGGCTACTTCGACGGATACCGTGAGATCGGCCGGCAGCACGGCCCGTTCGACGTGACGCTGATCCAGATCGGCGCGTACTCCCGGCTCTGGCCGGATGTGCACATGACGCCGGAGGAAGCCGTTGCCACGCACCGAGCCCTGCGCGGCGAGCTGCTGATCCCGGTGCACTGGGGCACCTTCGCGCTCGCCGGGCACTCCTGGTCCGAGCCGATCGAACGACTGCTGGCCGCCGCACCGGACCTGCGCGTGGCGGTGCCGCGCCCGGGCGAATTCGTGACGGACGCGCCCACAACGGACTCCTGGTGGCGTGACAGCGCGTGA
- a CDS encoding amidohydrolase family protein, whose translation MSRKLIKNAWVVSVDPDVGEIPNCDILIEDKVIREIRPGLEVAGAEVIDATGMVAIPGFVDTHRHTWQALVRGVGCDWTLDDYFQGIRGMLGWNYRPEDVYAGNLVGVYESLNAGITTLLDWSHIMNSPEHADAAISALQESGSRAMFAHGDSNAGWQPVSDLRHSDDVRRLREQYFSSDDQLVNLMVSLRGPQWATTEATIDDFRLAREVGARITVHVGDGLWGIRSKPVEQLEAHGLLGDDTTYVHCNSLTEREYRLMADTGGTASVSAELEMHMGHGYPPIEPLLKVGIRPSLSIDVVDSVPGDMFGAMRATLAMHRAVTHQRYLDQGLMTPAGGITTRDVLEFATLQGARACGIDHKVGSLTPGKQADIVLVNTDAWNLIPFNDALGTVVGQATIHNVDTVLVAGNVVKRDGQLVNVDFNRVKNLAEQSRDHLLAKVGVEVGQRWFDRVESNFQAANR comes from the coding sequence ATGTCACGCAAGCTGATCAAGAACGCCTGGGTTGTCAGTGTCGACCCCGACGTGGGTGAGATTCCGAACTGCGACATTCTCATCGAGGACAAGGTCATTCGCGAGATCAGGCCGGGACTGGAGGTCGCGGGGGCTGAGGTGATCGATGCTACGGGCATGGTGGCTATTCCCGGGTTCGTCGACACTCACCGGCACACGTGGCAGGCGCTGGTGCGGGGAGTGGGCTGCGACTGGACGCTGGATGACTACTTCCAGGGAATCCGCGGCATGCTCGGCTGGAATTACCGGCCGGAGGACGTCTATGCCGGCAACCTGGTCGGAGTGTACGAATCGCTCAACGCCGGGATCACGACCCTGCTCGACTGGTCGCACATCATGAACAGCCCGGAACACGCGGACGCGGCGATCAGCGCGCTCCAGGAATCGGGCTCGCGGGCGATGTTCGCGCACGGGGACTCCAATGCCGGCTGGCAGCCGGTGAGCGATCTGCGGCACTCGGACGACGTGCGCCGGCTTCGCGAGCAGTACTTCTCCAGTGACGACCAATTGGTGAACCTCATGGTGTCACTGCGCGGACCGCAATGGGCGACCACCGAGGCCACCATCGACGACTTCCGTCTCGCCCGCGAGGTAGGCGCCCGCATCACCGTGCACGTCGGTGACGGTCTGTGGGGAATTCGCAGCAAACCGGTCGAACAGCTCGAAGCCCACGGTCTGCTCGGCGACGACACCACCTACGTCCACTGCAATTCCCTGACCGAGCGCGAATACCGGCTCATGGCCGACACAGGCGGCACGGCGTCCGTGTCCGCCGAGCTCGAGATGCACATGGGCCACGGCTACCCGCCGATCGAACCGCTGCTGAAGGTCGGTATCCGCCCGAGCCTGTCGATCGACGTCGTCGACTCGGTGCCGGGCGACATGTTCGGCGCGATGCGGGCGACGCTGGCCATGCACCGGGCGGTGACCCATCAGAGGTATCTCGACCAGGGCCTGATGACGCCCGCCGGCGGCATCACGACCCGCGACGTGCTGGAGTTCGCGACGTTGCAGGGCGCGCGGGCCTGCGGCATCGACCACAAGGTGGGCAGCCTGACCCCGGGCAAGCAGGCCGACATCGTGCTGGTGAACACCGACGCCTGGAACCTCATCCCGTTCAACGACGCGCTCGGCACGGTGGTCGGGCAGGCGACGATCCACAACGTCGACACCGTCCTGGTGGCCGGCAACGTCGTCAAACGCGACGGGCAGCTGGTGAACGTAGACTTCAACCGGGTCAAGAACCTCGCCGAGCAGTCGCGGGACCACCTGCTGGCGAAGGTCGGCGTCGAGGTGGGCCAGCGCTGGTTCGACCGGGTCGAGTCCAACTTCCAGGCGGCGAATCGATGA
- a CDS encoding SDR family NAD(P)-dependent oxidoreductase, with the protein MTKPDAVPADFRGIAAAPAEVDLAPRFPDLAGKLILVTGATTGIGAEIARQAARNEAVPLLIGRRKAELERVAVQIAEETGVRAPVVTADIGDDDAIQRIVAAAREVAAQIDVLVHCAGVFHYLPFADTDTALLDEMHRANVRGPFALTKAVLPHLSKNASIVFIGSNVSTMGYAYTSAYTATKGGVEALARCLAVELAPQGIRVNTVSPGLTKTDMTIRMREEPELERAARAVIPADRIGETREIAAATLFLCSASSSYVVGATLTVDGGHSAP; encoded by the coding sequence ATGACCAAGCCCGACGCCGTCCCCGCGGATTTTCGGGGTATCGCCGCCGCCCCGGCTGAAGTGGACCTGGCGCCGAGATTCCCGGATCTGGCCGGCAAGCTGATTCTCGTCACGGGAGCGACGACCGGAATCGGTGCCGAAATAGCTCGGCAGGCGGCCCGGAATGAGGCGGTTCCGCTGCTGATCGGTCGACGCAAGGCGGAACTCGAGCGGGTCGCCGTACAGATAGCGGAGGAGACGGGCGTGCGCGCTCCGGTCGTCACCGCGGACATCGGCGATGACGACGCGATACAGCGGATCGTCGCCGCGGCCCGCGAAGTGGCGGCGCAGATCGACGTGCTGGTGCACTGCGCGGGTGTGTTCCACTATCTGCCTTTCGCCGACACCGACACCGCATTGCTGGACGAGATGCATCGCGCTAACGTGAGGGGCCCGTTCGCGCTCACCAAGGCGGTGCTCCCGCATCTGTCGAAGAACGCGAGCATCGTGTTCATCGGCAGCAACGTCAGCACAATGGGGTACGCCTACACCTCCGCCTATACGGCGACCAAGGGCGGGGTCGAGGCACTGGCCCGCTGCCTCGCGGTCGAACTCGCGCCACAGGGGATCCGGGTCAACACGGTGTCACCCGGGCTCACCAAAACCGATATGACGATTCGCATGCGGGAGGAGCCGGAACTCGAGCGCGCCGCCCGTGCGGTGATTCCGGCCGATCGAATCGGGGAGACGAGGGAGATCGCCGCGGCGACCCTGTTCCTCTGCTCGGCGTCGTCGTCCTACGTCGTCGGGGCCACGCTGACGGTCGACGGCGGTCACAGCGCCCCCTGA
- a CDS encoding Gfo/Idh/MocA family protein, translating to MTRSRERLDAVAGTYRVPADRLFTDIEQLLAAGLDAAFVHVPTNQHLPVVGRLLTAGVPVYVDKPLDNTLAGARQLVDQAERADVLLRVGFNRRHVPAYEQARERPRDLISVWKNEIDSTGPVREIVFDDFIHVVDTLRFLLPGPVERTVVSGRVAAGDLHHVSLTLSGPGFTAVGSMHRLSGAKEERLEVTGDGAKLAVLDLDQVVVHQAGTRTLRPADGWSPVARRRGFEQVCTAFVDAVRAGAPDPVGLADALLTHELCEQVVQQLEAR from the coding sequence ATGACGCGCAGCCGGGAGCGGCTGGACGCGGTCGCCGGCACCTACCGGGTGCCGGCCGACCGCCTGTTCACCGATATTGAACAGCTGCTGGCCGCCGGACTGGACGCGGCGTTCGTGCACGTGCCGACCAACCAGCATCTGCCGGTGGTCGGTCGGCTGTTGACGGCCGGCGTGCCCGTGTACGTGGACAAGCCGTTGGACAACACCCTGGCCGGGGCGCGGCAGCTGGTCGACCAGGCTGAGCGGGCCGATGTGCTGCTGCGGGTGGGTTTCAACCGCCGGCACGTGCCGGCGTACGAGCAGGCCCGTGAGCGGCCGCGAGACCTGATCTCCGTGTGGAAGAACGAGATCGACAGCACCGGTCCGGTACGGGAGATCGTGTTCGACGACTTCATCCATGTCGTTGACACACTGCGGTTTCTGCTGCCGGGCCCGGTCGAACGCACTGTGGTCTCCGGCCGCGTCGCGGCCGGAGACCTGCACCACGTCTCCCTCACGCTCAGCGGCCCCGGGTTCACCGCGGTCGGCTCCATGCACCGGTTGAGCGGGGCGAAGGAGGAACGGCTGGAAGTGACGGGAGACGGGGCGAAGCTCGCGGTGCTCGATCTCGATCAGGTGGTGGTGCACCAGGCGGGGACGCGGACGCTTCGCCCGGCCGACGGCTGGAGTCCGGTCGCCCGACGGCGCGGGTTCGAGCAGGTGTGCACCGCCTTCGTGGACGCCGTACGAGCTGGGGCGCCGGACCCGGTCGGGCTTGCGGATGCCCTGCTCACACACGAGCTGTGTGAGCAGGTGGTCCAGCAGCTCGAGGCCCGGTGA
- a CDS encoding DoxX family protein, protein MEIPYVVVATVLAAALVASGLGKLTRAKAIVDSMTRVGVPLRAFPPLALCELAGAAGLVVGIWRPALGIAAAVGVILYFVLAAGQHVRRKDIQGTPPAVVLLILAVVALVLRLVWS, encoded by the coding sequence ATGGAAATCCCCTACGTCGTGGTCGCGACGGTACTCGCCGCCGCCCTCGTGGCATCGGGCCTGGGAAAGCTCACTCGCGCCAAGGCGATCGTCGACAGCATGACCAGGGTCGGCGTGCCGCTGCGGGCGTTTCCACCGCTGGCCCTGTGCGAACTCGCCGGGGCGGCGGGGCTGGTCGTCGGGATCTGGCGGCCGGCCCTCGGCATCGCGGCCGCGGTCGGCGTGATCCTGTACTTCGTGCTCGCGGCCGGCCAACACGTGCGAAGGAAGGACATCCAGGGCACGCCGCCCGCGGTGGTGCTGCTGATCCTCGCCGTCGTCGCGCTCGTCCTGCGACTCGTGTGGAGCTGA
- a CDS encoding nuclear transport factor 2 family protein produces the protein MVNAQKMFATIDRLDAYGFAEFFAEDATAVAGNGDPVLGRPAILAANIAYMAMLKGIRHVIRSKWTVDDTTIAVTDVTYTRQDDKQVTIPVVSIWRVGEDDLITDFRLYYDLTPVFA, from the coding sequence ATGGTCAACGCGCAGAAAATGTTCGCCACGATCGACCGGCTGGACGCCTACGGTTTTGCCGAGTTCTTCGCCGAGGACGCGACGGCGGTGGCCGGCAACGGCGATCCGGTGCTCGGCCGGCCGGCGATCCTGGCCGCGAATATCGCGTACATGGCGATGCTCAAGGGCATCCGGCACGTCATCCGTTCCAAGTGGACGGTCGACGACACCACGATCGCCGTCACCGACGTGACCTACACACGCCAGGACGACAAGCAGGTCACCATTCCCGTGGTGTCCATCTGGCGGGTCGGCGAGGACGACCTGATCACGGACTTCCGCCTCTACTACGACCTGACTCCCGTCTTCGCGTGA
- a CDS encoding ester cyclase, producing the protein MTVPVRIYQLFDDGDVAGIDDVVAPDMIDHNPVPGAETGIDGLRLLVAAVRDGFTGTRHEVIYQGETADGWTVCQWRMTGTHTGPWFGTAATGRAVSFTGIDLMRVVDGKVTELRHAEELLQLTAQLTA; encoded by the coding sequence ATGACAGTTCCCGTTCGGATCTACCAGCTTTTCGACGATGGCGATGTCGCCGGCATCGACGACGTCGTGGCGCCGGACATGATCGATCACAATCCCGTTCCCGGAGCGGAGACCGGCATCGACGGCCTGCGGCTGCTGGTCGCCGCGGTCAGGGACGGATTCACGGGAACCCGGCACGAGGTGATCTACCAGGGCGAGACGGCCGACGGGTGGACCGTCTGCCAGTGGCGGATGACCGGCACGCACACCGGCCCCTGGTTCGGCACGGCCGCGACCGGGCGAGCGGTGTCGTTCACCGGGATCGACCTCATGCGGGTCGTCGACGGGAAGGTCACCGAACTCCGACATGCGGAGGAACTCCTTCAGCTCACCGCTCAATTGACGGCGTGA